CAGTGTCTCTTTCAGACCGGCTGCCAGATCGTAGGCAGCCACAAATCCAAGGATTGCCCGAGCCTTATCAACATTCAAACAACTCCGGGACAAATCCCCAGACCGAGCCTCACCCTTCAATGGCATCCGTAGCGCTTGATCCACCTCAGGCCGCACCTCTTTAATGGCTAAGTAAATCGCCTCGAACAGATCCAAGGTATGAGTCGCCACCGTAGTGCCGATATTGTAAGCCTCCGCACACCCTTGAGTCAGGGCCAACAGATTGGCCTGAACCACATCGCCGACAAAACAGTAATCACGGGTCATCCCTCGTGGCTCGTCGCTGAAATGATACACCGTGCATGGTTGATTATTCAGCAACCGATCCATAAAGATCGCCACCACGCCCGCCTCGCCATGGGGTATCTGGCGGGGGCCATAGACATTGGCGTAACGGAGCACGGTGTAGTCCAAGCCGTAGTGATGACGATAAAAGGCCAGGTATTGCTCGGAAACCGATTTGGTGATGGCATAGGGAGACAGCGGCACTGGCTGCGAGGCCTCGCTGGTCGGATACTCCTTGGCCTCACCATAGATCGCACCGCCCGAAGAAATAAAGATAACCTTTTTGACCTGAGTTGCCCTCGCTGCTTCCAACAGGTTGATGAAGCCCTTGACATTGACATCGGCATCAAAGGCAGGGTCCTCAACCGAAGCAGGAACCGACATCTGGGCCGCATGGTGGTTAATGATGTCAAATTTCTCCATGGCAAACATCGTCCGAACCTCAGCAGCCCGGATATCCATCAAATAAAACTTGGCCTTAGGATTGAGATTAACGAGTTTACCAGAAAAGAGGTTGTCGATCACCACCACCTCATGTCCCGCCTCGATATAGGCATCCACCACGTTGGAACCAATAAACCCGGCGCCGCCGGTGACTAGTATTTTCATTCATTACTCCTTGTTGTTATCTGGCGGCTCGCTCGTAGGTTGGAGTTAGGCCGTCAGGCCGTAACCCAACACTGATTGGCTCGGTTCCTATACCTCACTCCACAGTGACACTCTTAGCCAGATTCCTCGGCTGATCCACATCACAGCCACGGAGATTAGCAATCTGGTAGGCCAAAAGTTGCAGGGGAATCGTATACAGAATAGGGTTCAAATCTTCATGAATCTCTGGCAACTGCACGACATATTCGCCAATCTGGCGCAGACTGTCATCCCCTTCGCAACCGATCAAGATCATCCGGCCATTACGGGCGCGAACCTCTTCGACATTAGAGATCACCTTCTTGTAAACCGAATCCCTTGGCACCAAGGCCAGAACCGGCATATCCCGATCAATCAGAGCAATGGGACCATGCTTCAACTCACCAGCGGCATAACCCTCAGCATGGATATAAGAAATCTCCTTGAGCTTCAAAGCCCCTTCCAGGGCAATCGGAAAATTGGCCCCGCGTCCCAGATACAGAAAATCCCGGCTCCGAGAAAACTCCTCGGCAATCA
The nucleotide sequence above comes from Desulfobulbaceae bacterium. Encoded proteins:
- a CDS encoding NAD-dependent epimerase/dehydratase family protein gives rise to the protein MKILVTGGAGFIGSNVVDAYIEAGHEVVVIDNLFSGKLVNLNPKAKFYLMDIRAAEVRTMFAMEKFDIINHHAAQMSVPASVEDPAFDADVNVKGFINLLEAARATQVKKVIFISSGGAIYGEAKEYPTSEASQPVPLSPYAITKSVSEQYLAFYRHHYGLDYTVLRYANVYGPRQIPHGEAGVVAIFMDRLLNNQPCTVYHFSDEPRGMTRDYCFVGDVVQANLLALTQGCAEAYNIGTTVATHTLDLFEAIYLAIKEVRPEVDQALRMPLKGEARSGDLSRSCLNVDKARAILGFVAAYDLAAGLKETLKWRMAASC